One window from the genome of Actinomycetes bacterium encodes:
- the extP gene encoding selenite/tellurite reduction operon b-type cytochrome ExtP has protein sequence MKGSQAWSSIFRPGSFFRKGYTDSPRNRSYVIMNSVLYHLHPVKVKRHAVKVSYTLCLGGLSFFLFILLTVTGIFLMFFYRPTAASAWNDIYHLQTAVTFGLLVRNMHRWAAHLMVLAVFLHMARVFYHGSYKPPREFNWVIGVILLMLTLLLSFTGYLLPWDQLALWAVTVGTNMMGYTPVFGNQVRFVLLGGSEISTNTLLRWYVLHVLMLPFVIVIFMAIHFWRVRKDGGI, from the coding sequence ATGAAGGGCTCCCAGGCGTGGAGCTCGATCTTCCGGCCCGGGTCGTTCTTCCGGAAGGGCTACACCGACAGCCCCCGGAACCGCTCCTACGTGATCATGAACTCGGTGCTCTACCACCTTCACCCGGTGAAGGTGAAGCGGCACGCGGTGAAGGTCTCCTACACGTTGTGCCTGGGTGGCCTGTCGTTCTTCCTCTTCATCCTGCTCACGGTCACCGGCATCTTCCTGATGTTCTTCTACCGGCCGACCGCGGCATCGGCCTGGAACGACATCTACCACCTGCAGACGGCGGTGACCTTCGGTCTCCTGGTGCGGAACATGCACCGATGGGCCGCGCACCTCATGGTGCTGGCCGTGTTCCTGCACATGGCCCGCGTCTTCTACCACGGGTCGTACAAGCCGCCCCGGGAGTTCAACTGGGTCATCGGCGTCATCCTGTTGATGCTGACCCTGCTGCTCTCGTTCACCGGCTACCTGCTGCCTTGGGACCAGCTCGCGCTCTGGGCGGTCACCGTCGGCACGAACATGATGGGTTACACGCCCGTCTTCGGGAACCAGGTGCGTTTCGTGCTCCTCGGTGGCTCGGAAATCTCAACAAATACGTTGTTGCGCTGGTACGTGCTGCACGTCTTGATGCTCCCGTTCGTGATCGTCATCTTCATGGCCATCCACTTCTGGCGGGTCCGCAAGGATGGCGGCATC